A window of the Dunckerocampus dactyliophorus isolate RoL2022-P2 chromosome 19, RoL_Ddac_1.1, whole genome shotgun sequence genome harbors these coding sequences:
- the epb41l2 gene encoding band 4.1-like protein 2 isoform X3 has translation MTTEAGSETEVKENAEEKSAVQLDQSEKTTEGTQEVAATEGEERQTEKEKEKEGKGITRYLPTWFKKQKSQSQTSPTKEVPPTEEPTIKVSQEEAHIPEVNGHAEEVEEKEAVGPQQQQVKEKESHSNASADTEPAGEGKVESAQKSLEGTEETTKEGAKEEKKKEEVEKEGGQGQTFIFQSPLRLVRKNKMKLVVCHVTLLDGSDFTCEVEKRAKGLFLFFKVCEHLNLLEKDYFGLTYKDHHEQKCWLDSTKEIKRQIRSNNWQFAFNVKFYPPDPSLLSEDITRYLLCLQLREDVASGRLPCSFVTHALLGSYTLQAELGDYEPDQPRPLDYISQLTFAPNQSKEMEEKILELHKSHKGMTPAQADCQFLENAKKLSMYGVDLHHAKDCEGVDIMLGVCANGLLVYKDRLRINRFAWPKILKISYKRNNFYIKIRPGETEQFESTVGFKLQNHRSAKRLWKVCVENHSFFRLNAAEQPTKARFLTLGSKFRYSGRTQNQTRLASTLIDRPAPAFERTSSKRISRSLDGAPMISITDTSREAENGREPHLELHSDSKSPVRVRGDNIYVRHSKLMLEDHDKTQEEVLKHQASVSELKRSFMEAPPPSPPQLNLWEKRLTSSPAMATRVQQQTVVPETEASAAAAANGDAKEPAKTTEVEIEETVVVQEISKAPKAAEELQTQEVKDRDGAGLQKKHESVSSESESDEEAEYHPNVSVSISHTQIPEEKEEEEAEEEQGKKEKLTAASSPVEPEQAAAAVEEEEKQSSKEEEKKEVSTEEPMMTPDEASNGITSREEAASVAAEEEELPKVNGETSVVEARPQVICCSEPPVVKTEMVTISDTFAAQKTEIATKEVPIVHTETKTITYEAAQLDGSGDGEPGVLMTAQTITSESLCTTTTTHITKTLKGGLSETRIEKRIVITGDCDIDHDQALAQAIKEAKEQHPDMSVTRVVVHKETELAEEDD, from the exons atgacaacagagGCAGGCTCCGAGACGGAGGTGAAGGAGAACGCGGAGGAAAAGTCAGCTGTCCAGCTCGACCAATCGGAGAAGACCACAGAGGGGACCCAGGAAGTGGCCGCCACCGAGGGAGAGGAGAGGCAGacagagaaggagaaggagaaagagGGCAAAGGAATCACTCGCTACCTGCCAACATGGTTTAAGAAGCAGAAGTCTCAAAGCCAG ACCTCCCCAACCAAGGAGGTCCCACCCACAGAGGAGCCTACCATCAAGGTGAGCCAGGAGGAAGCGCACATCCCAGAGGTCAACGGGCACGCAGAGGAAGTAGAAGAGAAGGAAGCGGTCGGTCCACAGCAGCAGCAAGTGAAGGAAAAAGAGTCTCACTCCAACGCGAGCGCCGACACAGAG CCTGCCGGGGAAGGAAAAGTGGAAAGCGCCCAGAAAAGTCTAGAGGGGACAGAGGAAACGACTAAAGAAGGAGctaaggaggagaagaagaaggaggaggtaGAAAAGGAGGGAGGCCAAGGCCAAACTTTCATTTTCCAGTCGCCGCTCCGTTTGGTGAGGAAGAACAAGATGAAGCTGGTGGTGTGTCACGTGACCCTGCTGGACGGGTCGGACTTCACCTGCGAGGTGGAG AAACGTGCCAAGGGCCTGTTCTTATTCTTCAAGGTGTGCGAGCATCTTAATCTGCTGGAGAAAGACTACTTTGGTCTGACTTACAAGGACCACCATGAGCAGaag TGTTGGTTGGATTCCACCAAGGAAATCAAGAGACAGATCCGCA GTAACAACTGGCAGTTTGCATTCAACGTCAAGTTTTACCCACCTGACCCCTCGCTGCTGTCTGAAGACATCACAAG GTACCTGTTGTGTCTGCAGCTACGTGAAGATGTGGCGTCAGGTCGACTCCCCTGCTCCTTTGTCACTCACGCTCTGCTGGGCTCGTACACACTGCAG GCAGAATTGGGTGACTACGAACCCGACCAACCTCGTCCTCTGGACTACATCAGCCAGCTGACTTTTGCCCCCAATCAGAGCAAAGAGATGGAGGAGAAGATTCTGGAGCTCCACAAGTCCCACAA GGGAATGACACCAGCACAGGCCGACTGCCAATTTCTAGAAAATGCCAAGAAGTTGTCCATGTACGGGGTCGACCTGCACCACGCCAAG GATTGTGAGGGCGTGGACATCATGCTGGGGGTGTGCGCTAATGGACTCCTGGTCTACAAGGACAGGCTGCGGATAAATCGCTTTGCCTGGCCCAAAATACTCAAGATTTCGTACAAGAGGAACAACTTCTACATCAAGATCAGACCAGGAGAG ACGGAGCAGTTTGAGAGCACAGTGGGATTCAAACTCCAGAACCATCGATCGGCCAAAAGGCTGTGGAAGGTCTGCGTGGAGAACCACAGTTTCTTCAG ACTCAACGCCGCAGAACAACCCACCAAGGCCCGCTTCTTGACTCTGGGCTCCAAGTTCCGTTACAGCGGACGCACGCAGAACCAAACGCGCCTGGCCAGCACGCTCATAGACCGCCCCGCCCCTGCTTTTGAACGCACCTCGTCAAAACGCATCAGCCGTAGTTTAGATggag CTCCGATGATCAGCATCACAGATACCAGCAGGGAGGCTGAGAACGGACGCGAGCCCCACCTGGAGCTCCACTCTGACTCCAAG AGTCCAGTGAGAGTGCGTGGGGATAATATTTATGTGAGACACAGTAAATTGATGTTAGAG GACCATGATAAGACCCAGGAAGAGGTACTGAAACACCAGGCTAGCGTTAGCGAGCTAAAGCGTTCCTTTATGGAGGCGCcgcccccctcccctcctcagCTCAACCTGTGGGAGAAGCGTCTCACCTCGTCTCCGGCCATGGCGACGCGTGTCCAACAGCAGACAGTG GTGCCCGAGACGGAGGCCTCCGCCGCCGCAGCTGCTAACGGCGACGCCAAAGAACCCGCCAAG acgACGGAAGTTGAAATTGAGGAAACGGTTGTCGTCCAAGAGATTTCCAAAGCGCCCAAAGCCGCAGAGGAGCttcaaacacaggaagtgaaagacCGAGATGGAGCGGGGCTCCAGAAAAAGCACGAGAGCGTCTCGTCGGAGAGCGAGAGCGACGAGGAAGCGGAATATCACCCCAATGTCTCAGTGTCCATCTCCCACACTCAAATACCcgaggagaaagaggaggaggaggcggaagaAGAGCAGGGGAAGAAGGAGAAGCTCACCGCCGCTTCCTCCCCTGTTGAGCCTGAGCAGGCTGCAGCCGCTGTAGAGGAAGAAGAGAAGCAGAGCtcaaaggaggaggagaagaaggaagTGAGCACAGAAGAACCGATGATGACGCCCGATGAAGCTTCCAATGGTATCACCTCGCGTGAAGAGGCGGCGTCTGTTGCCGCGGAGGAAGAAGAGCTGCCCAAAGTGAACGGGGAAACCTCAGTGGTGGAGGCGCGGCCACAGGTTATTTGTTGTTCTGAG CCGCCTGTGGTAAAGACAGAAATGGTGACAATATCAGACACGTTTGCGGCGCAGAAAACCGAGATAGCCACCAAGGAGGTGCCCATCGTACATACGGAAACCAAGACCATCACATACGAAGCCGCACAG CTGGATGGAAGTGGAGACGGAGAGCCTGGAGTGCTGATGACCGCTCAGACAATCACCTCGGAATCTCTgtgcaccaccaccaccacgcaCATCACCAag
- the epb41l2 gene encoding band 4.1-like protein 2 isoform X10: MTTEAGSETEVKENAEEKSAVQLDQSEKTTEGTQEVAATEGEERQTEKEKEKEGKGITRYLPTWFKKQKSQSQTSPTKEVPPTEEPTIKVSQEEAHIPEVNGHAEEVEEKEAVGPQQQQVKEKESHSNASADTEPAGEGKVESAQKSLEGTEETTKEGAKEEKKKEEVEKEGGQGQTFIFQSPLRLVRKNKMKLVVCHVTLLDGSDFTCEVEKRAKGLFLFFKVCEHLNLLEKDYFGLTYKDHHEQKCWLDSTKEIKRQIRSNNWQFAFNVKFYPPDPSLLSEDITRYLLCLQLREDVASGRLPCSFVTHALLGSYTLQAELGDYEPDQPRPLDYISQLTFAPNQSKEMEEKILELHKSHKGMTPAQADCQFLENAKKLSMYGVDLHHAKDCEGVDIMLGVCANGLLVYKDRLRINRFAWPKILKISYKRNNFYIKIRPGETEQFESTVGFKLQNHRSAKRLWKVCVENHSFFRLNAAEQPTKARFLTLGSKFRYSGRTQNQTRLASTLIDRPAPAFERTSSKRISRSLDGAPMISITDTSREAENGREPHLELHSDSKSMFMFPFAFSSSSSLSSIPPSLDSISELDHGLSDISEDGDLAEDVAALNCCLESPLVDLEHLANKQTPPSSSPVTHCPLTHTLELLPVEEVDEIRASRPPSWLRGVVKYVLLVLGFCSALGKARPAREILLGLTERVRLLPLTVSKSAGNLRVFVTRAKSMAASVVVSRLRQLVNHLASKWMQLREVFSHSVQARFMRQPCLPLITRHPPPVFNLPALSLTPWSRSLSETVHCRLSKPSPLLLPCLLVLFLLAVMLTASRSLVLALILATPLGLTLCYLERLVSSRRRATSVSEEDRSKRDTLLLTDTQTSPLIRRHTRTQEMCDPAA; the protein is encoded by the exons atgacaacagagGCAGGCTCCGAGACGGAGGTGAAGGAGAACGCGGAGGAAAAGTCAGCTGTCCAGCTCGACCAATCGGAGAAGACCACAGAGGGGACCCAGGAAGTGGCCGCCACCGAGGGAGAGGAGAGGCAGacagagaaggagaaggagaaagagGGCAAAGGAATCACTCGCTACCTGCCAACATGGTTTAAGAAGCAGAAGTCTCAAAGCCAG ACCTCCCCAACCAAGGAGGTCCCACCCACAGAGGAGCCTACCATCAAGGTGAGCCAGGAGGAAGCGCACATCCCAGAGGTCAACGGGCACGCAGAGGAAGTAGAAGAGAAGGAAGCGGTCGGTCCACAGCAGCAGCAAGTGAAGGAAAAAGAGTCTCACTCCAACGCGAGCGCCGACACAGAG CCTGCCGGGGAAGGAAAAGTGGAAAGCGCCCAGAAAAGTCTAGAGGGGACAGAGGAAACGACTAAAGAAGGAGctaaggaggagaagaagaaggaggaggtaGAAAAGGAGGGAGGCCAAGGCCAAACTTTCATTTTCCAGTCGCCGCTCCGTTTGGTGAGGAAGAACAAGATGAAGCTGGTGGTGTGTCACGTGACCCTGCTGGACGGGTCGGACTTCACCTGCGAGGTGGAG AAACGTGCCAAGGGCCTGTTCTTATTCTTCAAGGTGTGCGAGCATCTTAATCTGCTGGAGAAAGACTACTTTGGTCTGACTTACAAGGACCACCATGAGCAGaag TGTTGGTTGGATTCCACCAAGGAAATCAAGAGACAGATCCGCA GTAACAACTGGCAGTTTGCATTCAACGTCAAGTTTTACCCACCTGACCCCTCGCTGCTGTCTGAAGACATCACAAG GTACCTGTTGTGTCTGCAGCTACGTGAAGATGTGGCGTCAGGTCGACTCCCCTGCTCCTTTGTCACTCACGCTCTGCTGGGCTCGTACACACTGCAG GCAGAATTGGGTGACTACGAACCCGACCAACCTCGTCCTCTGGACTACATCAGCCAGCTGACTTTTGCCCCCAATCAGAGCAAAGAGATGGAGGAGAAGATTCTGGAGCTCCACAAGTCCCACAA GGGAATGACACCAGCACAGGCCGACTGCCAATTTCTAGAAAATGCCAAGAAGTTGTCCATGTACGGGGTCGACCTGCACCACGCCAAG GATTGTGAGGGCGTGGACATCATGCTGGGGGTGTGCGCTAATGGACTCCTGGTCTACAAGGACAGGCTGCGGATAAATCGCTTTGCCTGGCCCAAAATACTCAAGATTTCGTACAAGAGGAACAACTTCTACATCAAGATCAGACCAGGAGAG ACGGAGCAGTTTGAGAGCACAGTGGGATTCAAACTCCAGAACCATCGATCGGCCAAAAGGCTGTGGAAGGTCTGCGTGGAGAACCACAGTTTCTTCAG ACTCAACGCCGCAGAACAACCCACCAAGGCCCGCTTCTTGACTCTGGGCTCCAAGTTCCGTTACAGCGGACGCACGCAGAACCAAACGCGCCTGGCCAGCACGCTCATAGACCGCCCCGCCCCTGCTTTTGAACGCACCTCGTCAAAACGCATCAGCCGTAGTTTAGATggag CTCCGATGATCAGCATCACAGATACCAGCAGGGAGGCTGAGAACGGACGCGAGCCCCACCTGGAGCTCCACTCTGACTCCAAG TCAATGTTCATGTTTCCTTTCGCcttctcctcctcatcctcactcTCCTCCATCCCCCCGTCACTCGACTCAATCTCTGAGCTCGACCACGGCTTGTCTGACATCTCCGAGGACGGCGACCTAGCCGAGGACGTGGCCGCCTTAAACTGCTGCTTAGAGTCACCTTTAGTGGACCTCGAGCAccttgcaaacaaacaaacccctCCTTCTTCGTCGCCGGTCACACACTGCCCCCTGACACACACCCTGGAGCTTTTGCCCGTGGAGGAAGTTGATGAAATTAGAGCGTCCAGACCACCGAGCTGGCTGAGGGGCGTCGTCAAGTACGTTTTACTCGTGCTTGGTTTTTGCTCGGCGTTGGGAAAGGCCAGGCCGGCGAGGGAGATACTCCTGGGTTTGACAGAGAGGGTGCGCTTGCTTCCTCTCACCGTGTCCAAGTCAGCTGGCAACCTGAGGGTTTTTGTCACCAGAGCCAAAAGCATGGCCGCCAGCGTTGTCGTGTCGAGATTGCGCCAGCTTGTAAACCACCTGGCATCAAAGTGGATGCAGCTGCGGGAGGTCTTCTCCCACAGCGTGCAAGCCAGGTTCATGAGGCAGCCATGTTTGCCTCTCATCACTCGCCATCCTCCCCCTGTTTTCAACCTCCCCGCTTTGTCTTTGACTCCCTGGTCCCGCTCCCTAAGCGAAACAGTGCACTGCCGCCTCTCCAAGCcctcccctctcctcctccCCTGCCTCCTGGTGCTCTTTCTGCTGGCCGTGATGCTAACAGCGAGCCGTTCTCTGGTCCTGGCCTTGATTTTGGCCACGCCCCTCGGCCTGACGCTCTGCTACCTTGAGAGGCTGGTCTCCAGCCGACGAAGAGCCACCTCTGTGTCCGAGGAGGACAGGTCGAAGCGAGACACCCTCCTCCTCACGGACACGCAGACGTCCCCCCTCATCAGGCGTCACACGAGGACGCAGGAGATGTGCGACCCCGCTGCGTAA
- the epb41l2 gene encoding band 4.1-like protein 2 isoform X14 yields the protein MTTEAGSETEVKENAEEKSAVQLDQSEKTTEGTQEVAATEGEERQTEKEKEKEGKGITRYLPTWFKKQKSQSQTSPTKEVPPTEEPTIKVSQEEAHIPEVNGHAEEVEEKEAVGPQQQQVKEKESHSNASADTEPAGEGKVESAQKSLEGTEETTKEGAKEEKKKEEVEKEGGQGQTFIFQSPLRLVRKNKMKLVVCHVTLLDGSDFTCEVEKRAKGLFLFFKVCEHLNLLEKDYFGLTYKDHHEQKCWLDSTKEIKRQIRSNNWQFAFNVKFYPPDPSLLSEDITRYLLCLQLREDVASGRLPCSFVTHALLGSYTLQAELGDYEPDQPRPLDYISQLTFAPNQSKEMEEKILELHKSHKGMTPAQADCQFLENAKKLSMYGVDLHHAKDCEGVDIMLGVCANGLLVYKDRLRINRFAWPKILKISYKRNNFYIKIRPGETEQFESTVGFKLQNHRSAKRLWKVCVENHSFFRLNAAEQPTKARFLTLGSKFRYSGRTQNQTRLASTLIDRPAPAFERTSSKRISRSLDGAPMISITDTSREAENGREPHLELHSDSKVPETEASAAAAANGDAKEPAKPPVVKTEMVTISDTFAAQKTEIATKEVPIVHTETKTITYEAAQLDGSGDGEPGVLMTAQTITSESLCTTTTTHITKTLKGGLSETRIEKRIVITGDCDIDHDQALAQAIKEAKEQHPDMSVTRVVVHKETELAEEDD from the exons atgacaacagagGCAGGCTCCGAGACGGAGGTGAAGGAGAACGCGGAGGAAAAGTCAGCTGTCCAGCTCGACCAATCGGAGAAGACCACAGAGGGGACCCAGGAAGTGGCCGCCACCGAGGGAGAGGAGAGGCAGacagagaaggagaaggagaaagagGGCAAAGGAATCACTCGCTACCTGCCAACATGGTTTAAGAAGCAGAAGTCTCAAAGCCAG ACCTCCCCAACCAAGGAGGTCCCACCCACAGAGGAGCCTACCATCAAGGTGAGCCAGGAGGAAGCGCACATCCCAGAGGTCAACGGGCACGCAGAGGAAGTAGAAGAGAAGGAAGCGGTCGGTCCACAGCAGCAGCAAGTGAAGGAAAAAGAGTCTCACTCCAACGCGAGCGCCGACACAGAG CCTGCCGGGGAAGGAAAAGTGGAAAGCGCCCAGAAAAGTCTAGAGGGGACAGAGGAAACGACTAAAGAAGGAGctaaggaggagaagaagaaggaggaggtaGAAAAGGAGGGAGGCCAAGGCCAAACTTTCATTTTCCAGTCGCCGCTCCGTTTGGTGAGGAAGAACAAGATGAAGCTGGTGGTGTGTCACGTGACCCTGCTGGACGGGTCGGACTTCACCTGCGAGGTGGAG AAACGTGCCAAGGGCCTGTTCTTATTCTTCAAGGTGTGCGAGCATCTTAATCTGCTGGAGAAAGACTACTTTGGTCTGACTTACAAGGACCACCATGAGCAGaag TGTTGGTTGGATTCCACCAAGGAAATCAAGAGACAGATCCGCA GTAACAACTGGCAGTTTGCATTCAACGTCAAGTTTTACCCACCTGACCCCTCGCTGCTGTCTGAAGACATCACAAG GTACCTGTTGTGTCTGCAGCTACGTGAAGATGTGGCGTCAGGTCGACTCCCCTGCTCCTTTGTCACTCACGCTCTGCTGGGCTCGTACACACTGCAG GCAGAATTGGGTGACTACGAACCCGACCAACCTCGTCCTCTGGACTACATCAGCCAGCTGACTTTTGCCCCCAATCAGAGCAAAGAGATGGAGGAGAAGATTCTGGAGCTCCACAAGTCCCACAA GGGAATGACACCAGCACAGGCCGACTGCCAATTTCTAGAAAATGCCAAGAAGTTGTCCATGTACGGGGTCGACCTGCACCACGCCAAG GATTGTGAGGGCGTGGACATCATGCTGGGGGTGTGCGCTAATGGACTCCTGGTCTACAAGGACAGGCTGCGGATAAATCGCTTTGCCTGGCCCAAAATACTCAAGATTTCGTACAAGAGGAACAACTTCTACATCAAGATCAGACCAGGAGAG ACGGAGCAGTTTGAGAGCACAGTGGGATTCAAACTCCAGAACCATCGATCGGCCAAAAGGCTGTGGAAGGTCTGCGTGGAGAACCACAGTTTCTTCAG ACTCAACGCCGCAGAACAACCCACCAAGGCCCGCTTCTTGACTCTGGGCTCCAAGTTCCGTTACAGCGGACGCACGCAGAACCAAACGCGCCTGGCCAGCACGCTCATAGACCGCCCCGCCCCTGCTTTTGAACGCACCTCGTCAAAACGCATCAGCCGTAGTTTAGATggag CTCCGATGATCAGCATCACAGATACCAGCAGGGAGGCTGAGAACGGACGCGAGCCCCACCTGGAGCTCCACTCTGACTCCAAG GTGCCCGAGACGGAGGCCTCCGCCGCCGCAGCTGCTAACGGCGACGCCAAAGAACCCGCCAAG CCGCCTGTGGTAAAGACAGAAATGGTGACAATATCAGACACGTTTGCGGCGCAGAAAACCGAGATAGCCACCAAGGAGGTGCCCATCGTACATACGGAAACCAAGACCATCACATACGAAGCCGCACAG CTGGATGGAAGTGGAGACGGAGAGCCTGGAGTGCTGATGACCGCTCAGACAATCACCTCGGAATCTCTgtgcaccaccaccaccacgcaCATCACCAag